Genomic segment of Ralstonia pickettii:
CGGCAGCGGCGTCGGAGTCAGCCGACGGCTCGGCCAGCGGGGAAAGCGAAGTCAACGCGGAATCCGTGGGGTCAAATGACGGAGGCCGCACGTGATTGCGGCCTCTCGGGATGAAAATCGAACCAAGTTCGGGCGGGCGCTAGGCCGGCACGTCCGGCTCAAGCTGCAACTGTAGCAGGGTGATGGTGTCCTTGAGTTTCAGGCGGCGTTTCTTGAGGCGGCGCAGCTGCAACTCGTCGTGATTGGCAGTCGTCGCCAGCCGGTCGATCAGGAAATCCAGATCGCGGTGCTCGATCTGCAATTCAATGATGCGACGCGAGATCGTATTCAGATCGCTGTCCATCGCTTTCCTCCCGGAAACCCGGCCTTGGCTGAAGTTTAGAACCCCAGCGGACTGGTGTTGTTCTGGTTTTGCTGGTTGCGGCGCTTGGTTTGTTCGCGGCGTTCCTCCAGTTCCTTCTGGCGCTTGGCCGCGTCTTGCTGCTTTTCCTGGAATTGCTTGGCGCTTTCCGCACGCTTGGCGGCATTGGCTGCGCCCTGCTCCTGTGCGGCTTTCAGCTTGGCGTCGTAATCTGCCTGCTTCTTGGTTGCGGCCTGCGCGTTGGCCGCACGCTGCGGCGCTTGCGCCTGGCGCTGCGCCTCATTCAGGCGCTGCTGCTCCTGCTTGTTCTCAAACTCGGAGCGATTCTTCTGCTCGGCGGCTTCGCGCTGCGGGCGCTCGGCATTGTATTGGGCTTCGCGGATGGCGCGCTCCTGATCGCGACGGGCAGCGCGGTCGGCACGTTCGGCCTCATCCAGCGCAAGCTCGCGCTCGCGGATGGAGTGCAGCTCTGTGCGGCGCACATCCTTGGCCTTGTCGATGCAGCGCGTAACGAGGAACTTGCCGTAGCAAGCGCGCTCTGCCTCGGCGTACCGATACTCGGCCCAGGATTTGGCGCTGTTGATGCGATCGTGCTCAGCGCCGAAATCGGGGGACGTGGCGGGCGCTGCAGCGGCGGGCGCAGAGGCCAGCTGCGACTGACTCCATGCGGGCGCGCCAAACAGCGCGACGCTGAGCACGGACACCGGCAGAACCAGACGGGAAGCGATGCGCGCGGCAGCGCGGCGACGGGCAGAAGACGGAAGCGTAGGCATAGCGCGCATTTTATCACCGCGCCTGTGCGGCAAACGCCGCGCGGCCACGGATTTACGCTCAGGAACAGGGTTCGCGTTGTGGCAAAATGCGCGGCTTTCCATCGCACTCTCTGGAAGCAATGACTGATTCCGTGTTGCAGAAGATCGTCTCCCGCATCGCCACTGAACTGGCGGTCCGGCCGCAGCAGGTTGCCGCCGCCGTGCAACTGCTGGACGAAGGCGCCACCGTGCCTTTCATCGCGCGGTACCGCAAGGAAGTGACGGACAACCTGGACGACACGCAACTGCGCAACCTGGAAGAGCGCCTGCTGTACCTGCGCGAACTGGAAGACCGCCGCGCGGCCATCCTGGCTTCCATTGAAGAGCAAGGTAAGCTGACCGATGCCCTGCGCACCGCCATCGAGGCGGCCGAGACCAAGCAGGTGCTGGAAGATCTCTACCTGCCCTACAAGCCCAAGCGCCGCACGCGCGCCCAAATCGCCCGCGAATGCGGCCTGGAGCCGCTGGCCCAGGCGCTGCTGGCCGACCCCACGCTTGATCCGCAAACCGAAGCCGCCAAGTTCGTGAACGGCAACCCGACCGCCGATGGCGGTGTGCCGGACGTGAAGGCAGCGCTGGACGGCGCGCGCGACATCCTCTCCGAGCAGTTTGGCGAGACGGCGGAGCTGCTTGGCAAGGTGCGCGACCACCTCTGGAACCAAGGCCAGGTGTCGTCGACCGTGGTGGAAGGCAAGGAAACTGCCGAAGAAGAAAAATTCCGCGATTACTACGCGTACAGCGAGCCGATCCGCAACGTGCCCTCGCACCGCGCGCTGGCCCTGTTCAGGGGCCGCAACGCCGGCGTGCTGTTTGTCAAACTCGGATTGGGCGAAGAACAGGATGCCCTGACCCCGCACCCGTGCGAGATCATGATTGCCCGCCATGTCGGCATCGAAAACAAGGGTCGCGCGGCTGACAAGTGGCTGTCAGACGTGTGCCGCTGGTGCTGGCGCGTCAAGGTGCAACCGCATATCGAAACCGAACTGCTCACGCAACTGCGTGAGTCTGCCGAGGCCGAGGCCATCAAAATCTTTGGCCGCAATCTGCACGATCTGCTGCTGGCGGCACCGGCTGGGCCGAAGGCCGTAATGGGCATCGACCCCGGCATCCGCACCGGTTGCAAGGTGGCCGTGGTCGACCACACCGGCAAGCTGCTGGAGACGGCCACCATTTATCCGCACGAGCCGCGTCGCGACTGGAACGGCTCGCTGGCCACGCTCGCGCGGCTGGCGAAACAGCATGGGGTGGCATTGGTCTCGATCGGCAACGGCACGGCAAGCCGTGAGACCGACAAATTGGTGCAAGACCTGATGCGCAACGCCCCGGAGCTGAAGCTGACCAAGATCGTGGTGAGCGAAGCTGGCGCGTCGGTGTATTCGGCATCGGAATTGGCCGCCAAGGAATTCCCGGAACTGGACGTGTCGCTGCGAGGGGCGGTGTCGATCGCACGACGCCTGCAGGACCCGCTGGCGGAACTCGTGAAGATCGACCCGAAGTCGATCGGCGTCGGCCAGTATCAGCACGACGTGAACCAGCGCGAGCTGGCACGCGCGCTGGACGCCATCGTCGAGGATTGCGTGAACGCGGTCGGCGTGGATGTGAACACAGCCTCTGCCCCACTGCTGGCGCGCGTATCGGGCCTGAACTCCATCCTCGCCAAGAACATCGTCGAGTATCGCGATGCCAACGGCGCGTTCGCCAACCGCGACGCGCTCAAGAAAGTCCCGCGCCTGGGCGACAAGACGTTCGAGCAGGCCGCAGGCTTCCTGCGCATCAACGACGGCGACAATCCGCTGG
This window contains:
- a CDS encoding DUF465 domain-containing protein, translated to MDSDLNTISRRIIELQIEHRDLDFLIDRLATTANHDELQLRRLKKRRLKLKDTITLLQLQLEPDVPA
- a CDS encoding Tex family protein, coding for MTDSVLQKIVSRIATELAVRPQQVAAAVQLLDEGATVPFIARYRKEVTDNLDDTQLRNLEERLLYLRELEDRRAAILASIEEQGKLTDALRTAIEAAETKQVLEDLYLPYKPKRRTRAQIARECGLEPLAQALLADPTLDPQTEAAKFVNGNPTADGGVPDVKAALDGARDILSEQFGETAELLGKVRDHLWNQGQVSSTVVEGKETAEEEKFRDYYAYSEPIRNVPSHRALALFRGRNAGVLFVKLGLGEEQDALTPHPCEIMIARHVGIENKGRAADKWLSDVCRWCWRVKVQPHIETELLTQLRESAEAEAIKIFGRNLHDLLLAAPAGPKAVMGIDPGIRTGCKVAVVDHTGKLLETATIYPHEPRRDWNGSLATLARLAKQHGVALVSIGNGTASRETDKLVQDLMRNAPELKLTKIVVSEAGASVYSASELAAKEFPELDVSLRGAVSIARRLQDPLAELVKIDPKSIGVGQYQHDVNQRELARALDAIVEDCVNAVGVDVNTASAPLLARVSGLNSILAKNIVEYRDANGAFANRDALKKVPRLGDKTFEQAAGFLRINDGDNPLDRSSVHPEAYPVVKRILDSIKKGIGDVLGNREALRGLTARDFTDEKFGLPTVVDILSELEKPGRDPRPEFKTATFQDGVEDIKDLQPRMVLEGVVTNVAAFGAFIDIGVHQDGLVHVSALSTKFVRDPHEVVKPGQIVKVKVMEVDVKRNRIGLTMRLSDEPGQAAARTGNGDRPSSGGSRHGGQQRRAPEPSGAMAEAFAKLKR